gtgtaggggaagaggttgtatgttgtgtgtgtatttgtgcaggggaagaggttgtatgttggtgtgtgtatctgtgtaggggaagaggttgtatgttggtgtgcgtatttgtgtgggggaagaggtatgttggtgtgtgtatttgtgtaggggAAAGAggctgtatgatggtgtgtgtatttgtgtgggggaagaggttgtatgatggtgtgtgaatctgtgtaggggaagaggttgtatgttggtgtgtgtatttgtgtgggggaaaagggtctatgttggtgtgtgtatttgtgtgggggaagaggatgtatgatggtgtgtgtatttgtgtgggggaagaggttgcatgttggtgtgtgtatttgtgtgggggaaaagggtctatgttggtgtgtgcatttgtgtgggggaagagggtgtatgTTGGTGCATAGAAATGTGGAGGTACaaggtgtttgttagtgtgtttgtgttgggttgggggagagggtgtatactgatgtgtttgtttgtgttgaaggaaaggttgtatgttggtgtgcggggtggaggtgggggttgggggggcagagggtatgttggtgtgtttatatgtgcggggggagagggagtatctgggtgtgtgtaggcatgtgtgtgggtggagtggggggaggaggattgggaTGTGTATGTTGGAACGTGTAGgtgtttatgtgtgggggaagagggtgtatgttgtgtgtgtgtagggagagagtgtgtgtatgggtgggtgtaggtCTGGGGGTATACTATGcaaatgggtgtgggtgtgattttgtgtgtaatTTTATGGAATAGAAAAGTATATTTCCAATCTGCATGATTGTTACATCTTATCATTGATCCAGTTTAGGTGTAGTAGTCACAAATTACCTGTTGAGACTGGTGTACCTCATGATATTCCAATTACCTGTTGAGACTGGTGTAGGTCATGATATTCCATGTGAATTGCATACTTGTTATAACTGAGATATGTATATGATTGGAAGTAAATGGTTTTGATTATGGAATGCCTAAAATTTGCAGATCTTTGATATGAGTTCATTCTACAGAAACATTTGAATCTGAAATCAGTTCTTCATTTTGTACAATTTGACGAAAGGTGGGAGAAGAGTGTGTCTGAAAGTGGGGAAATTCATCGAAACGGGAAAGGTTACAAGATGATATGATTGTTGTTTACCTGGGTTGTATCACCAGTTTCATTGTTTTAATTGCTGTTTATGTTTTGAGCATTGGTGTGTAACACCAGTGATGTTACTTCATATCCTCCCCAAAGGGTGTCGGAGGATGAAATATTCTGGATTCTTGattgttaaggtgtgtgtgtttaggtgtgttcaatctgaaactgaaacaacgtgtatgtgtgattgtgtgtgtatgtgtgcatgtgtgtgtgtgtgtgtgtgtgtgtgtgtgtgtgtgtgtgtgtgtgtgtgtgtgtgattatgtgtgtgtgtctctgtgtgtgacagcacaCTACCCGTGGCATGGTCTCCATGGCAAACAACGGACTGGACACCAACGGGTCCCAGTTCTTCATCACCTACGCAAAGCAGCCTCACCTGGACATGAAGTACACTGTctttggcaggtgtgtgtgtgtctgtgtgtgtgtgtgtgtgtctgtgtgtgtgtgtgtgtgtgtgtgtgtgtgtgtgtgtgtgtctgtgtgtgtgtgtgtgtgtgtgtgtgtgtgtgtgtgtctgtgtgtgtatctgtgtgtgtgtgtctgtgtctgtgtgtgtctgtgtgtgctccaccgaacgctgccatgaattagaggatctttaacatgcatatttgatcttctgcttgcatatacacacacagtaggTTCAAGCACAAGAAGGTCTAtgattatttgattattattgtcactgtacaaaccatgtagtctgctgtactagagtaagtcttcattaacattattattgtcactgtacaaaccacgtTGTCTGCTGTACaagagtaagtcttcattaacattattattatcactgtacaaaccacattgtctgctgtactagagtaagtcttcattaagttgattaacattattattatcactgtagaaACCATGTAGTCTGATGTAccagagtaagtcttcattaacattattattgtcactgtacaaaccacattgtctgctgtactagagtaagtcttcattaacattattattatcactgtacaaaccacattgtctgctgtactagagtaagtcttcattaacattattattatcactgtacaaaccacattgtctgctgtactagagtaagtcttcattaacattattattatcgctgtacaaaccacattgtctgctgtactagagtaagtcttcattaacattattattatcactgtacaaaccacattgtctgctgtactagagtaagtcttcattaacattattattgtcactgtacaaaccacattgtctgatGTACCAGAGTAAGTCTTCAATAACATTActattatcactgtacaaaccacattgtctgctgtaccagagtaagtctttattaacattattattatcactgtacaaaccacattgtctgctgtactagagtaagtctttattaacattattattgtcactgtacaaaccatGTAGTCTGATGTACTAAAggtaagtcttcattaacattattattatcgctgtacaaaccacattgtctgctgtactagagtaagtcttcattaacattattattatcactgtacaaaccacgtTGTCTGCTGTACCAGAGTAAGTCTTTATTAAGttgattaacattattattatcactgtagaaACCACGttgtctgctgtactagagtaagtctccattaacattattattatgactgtaGAAATCATGTCATCTGATGTGCTGGAGTTTAAGtcttcattattattgctgttattattattatcactgtacaaaccatgtTATCTGCTGTACTGGAGTATATGTTTTCATTAGTATATTCTCATTACCACTGtccaaaccacattgtctgctgtaccgGATGTAAATCTTTATCAGTACTATCACTTTACAAACCACAACGTCTGATACATTCTGTCTCCCATTAATAACATtatcaaagggaaatcatttacagcttggtcttttgtgaaggactatgactctcaaa
This genomic interval from Babylonia areolata isolate BAREFJ2019XMU chromosome 8, ASM4173473v1, whole genome shotgun sequence contains the following:
- the LOC143285022 gene encoding peptidyl-prolyl cis-trans isomerase-like 3 — encoded protein: MWRYKVFHTTRGMVSMANNGLDTNGSQFFITYAKQPHLDMKYTVFGRVIDGFETLDSLEKVPVNEKTYKPETDIRIRGVTIHANPLAG